TAGCGTGGCGGCCCTCATTTCCAGCTCGTTGAGGTGATCCTCGCGAGCTGCGATGCTTTCCAAGTTCTTGCGCATCACCTGGACTACCTCGTCCACCTGCCGCTGCGTCTGCTCAAGCTGCGATGGTAGCCGGTTCGATAGTTGTTGGCCAGGCCCCGCTGTCACAGTCAGCTGGGCAACGCCAACCGCTCCTTCCGCCGCTTCCGCCATCGCCGTATTTTGATAGAATCGGAATAGCAGATATCGAAcgagattctttttttaaaaaacaaacaaaataaaaatcaagaatattaaaaaagaaaatgagtcaGTCAACAGAGACTCGACCAGACGTCATCATTGTGTTATCTTAGTGTGCTACTATCTATCTTTTATATTATACTTTGCTTTCTCCGCATTGGTTACGGTATACATATTTTgagttcaactttttttcaaaacaaaattcgggCTTTTTTCAACTCCGGTTTTACGTTatacaaaaaatggaaaaaatgtggaacggaAATGTCTAAATTGAATAGATATTTAGAAATCTGGACTTACCTGAAGCGCCAAATGCAAAACGTTCAAACTGATGGCAACTCGATTGTCAGTGAAGTGAGCACACTCATTTCCTTATCGACATTTGACGCTGTTTACTTGGCGATTACTTTATCGGACCAGCGTAGAGTGGGTTGCACCGCAGGTGATGTTTCTCTGCCATCTAGCATCCGTCGTGTTAATTTCGGTACAAAATATGTAGACTTGCAATAGCgaagtaaaattatatttttctaattcatGACTTATTCAGTGAATTCAGAATAACAGCAAATCATTTCATTATAAGGTGACGATTTACAAAAACAATGAGCAATCAAATAGCGTGTTTTAATAGCGTTCGGCTCCCTCACGAGCCAGTCGTTTGGCGGCAGACGATCCATCATCGTAGATTCCGGGCCCTTTGAGATATTTCCATTCGACATCCATTTCTTCCAGGGTGAAGAGGAGTTCACGCCACAATTTCCGGTGTTTGATTAAATTGCCAGTCGTCTTCCTCCAACCGTTGTCcatccagtaaaaaattagattttcgaTGACGTTGCGCAGGTATTTTGACTCGGTGTGGATGGCCATGCGGCCGATCCCCCAGGCCTTTGCGATTTTAATAGCCTCAATGGCAGCTCTGACTTCTGCTGCACTTTTCGAAGTGTCGTCTCGGTCGTCTAGCGGCTCGCTCAGATTTCTGCAATACCAAATTCACCATCAATTAATGTCAAATAAtacgaaattgaattaaaatttgaaatgatataCGCACAGTTGGTGGTTGCGGCCAAACCAGACGCCAATTCCAGCCTGAGCGTCCGGATGTCCTTTCTGGAGGCAGATGCCGTCGGTGTAGACGCGAACGAATCCGTTGCGGTTGATGCTGAACGAGTGGAGTAACTTGTCGGAAACGGCCGGCGGATTGACGTAGCGGGAAGAGCCGATGCGCATCAGATCGACAATCCATTCGGAATTCTGGGCGGCCTCGCACAAATCGTGCCACGACACTTCCTCGTCGGTGATGTGTTCAAACAGGTAGGACGAGTGCAGTTCCCTCCAGACGGATCGCTGCATACCCCTGACCAGGACATCCTTTTTGACTCCGCGGCGGAATAAATTGAAATCGGGATCGGGAAAATCACGACATCCGTAGGCTTCCATGAAGGCGGCGTCGATGCGCCGCGTGAAATTGCGGATGCGCTCGTTCCGCCCTtgcttcatcttcttcagctGGTGATGTTGGTAGTACATCTTGTTCTCAGTCGACGTCGAAGTCTCCGTTGATGAATACATTTTGACCCTATCAATGAATGATatctttttcaaatgaattcaattgTCCGTGTCTGACAACAaccgggaaaagaaaatttacctTTTGGGTTGAGCCCCACAAAGTAAATGATTTAGAAACTTTTGGATTATATTTATGGCACGAACAAGTGAACAGTTTGCTTCCCGACGAATGACTAAGGTCCGTCTCCACTCAGCTGCACGTTGTTATGAGAGAAACGGGAGAAAGGACAATCGTTCTTCACGCAATACCAGCAGGAAAGTAGAGCAAACGCTGCGCTGTTTACAGCAGAAACCAGCAGGTAAAGACGATTTCTAcgacaacacaaaaaagttGCCTAAACCGGTTCGCACTGTCCCTTATAATTTTCCAAGATTTGAATATAATAAGCGACATGTCTCCGAGAAaatgtcattatttttttgtttccattcatTATTGTATTTTCCAACTGCTTAAAATTCGATACGTCCAGCGCAATTGAGTCTCAAAACGTGTGTCTAGTCTCTAGTGGCTATGATTGTGCGTCGTAGGTTTGATGAGTGCTGGGATATTGCATATTTTGGACTAGGTAGAAATTGGGCGATCTTTCGGTGCCGTCGCCTTTGATGGCCCGTTCAATGTCGCTGATGCGAACGCGGAAAACGAACGCGAAGACGATGCCGAAGATGAGAGCCTCCATCAGGCTCAACATTGCATCCATACCtggaaatcgagaaaaaaatgaatttggttAAAGATGAGATAATTGGCGAACGGTTGTTGGCGATGTATCGACCTACTTTGTTTCATGTGAGTGGGTGAGACTGCCGGTGGCGCACATGGAATGTAATCGCTGTAATCGACCAACAGTCCGAGAATGAAGATCTGAATCTTCATGGCGGCGATGAAGAGCGTCAAAGCGTGAGCTTTTTTCTGAGTACATAATAATTAATCACATACAGACAGGTGAAATTTAAATGACCCGACACTTACCATGCGACGATTCCAATTTGATCTTTCTAATCCTTTAAATGTTTTGACGATGACGTTGAAACCCCAACTGCCCAACATGTACATCAAAACATTGAGGGCGGCCAAGGTTTGAAACAGAGGCGTCACAATATGCTGCGGAAAATTCGATAGCCAGACTTATAATAAAATGGTTACATAATTTGAGTGAATAATTGTTTCAATTACTTCCGGAAGGAATTGGTTAATTTCAGCAATTTCCAAGACGACGGCGGCCATCGTCAGGAGGAACTGCCATAACGGGGCTTGATACACTCTCCTTCTGAGAGCTCGAAATCCTCGCCTGTCATTATTAGAATGGACATAATCAAAGGCCATAATAATTTCGTGACTACGTCTACACTCACTTGGTGACGATTGAACTGCCGCAGCAGATGCCGAAGAAACAGCAAGGGGCAGCGCAAAGGGACATTGGTACTCGATTGTCCATCAATACTTCCAGGACTTTCTCTTCATCGCCGTCGATCATGAGCGCTAGATCGAGAAAATGCATCAGCATAAACGGCATGTacctgaaataataataattgagtACCTAAAATTGAGTTTTTAAGGCTTTTCTGGAAATGTTATGTGCATCATACGATTGTTTGACGATTCCGCACAGGTTAGCGGCCCGTGGGACTAGAAAGGACGTCAGTGAGAGCCACGAAATGATCATCGGCATGGAAACTATAATCACACAAATGCGTAATAACAAATAGTAATTAGCCATCAAGAATAGTAAGGATAATAATAAAGTTgacgggattttttttttttttttactgatccAACTGAGCGGTCGTTGCCATTCCCACGGACATTTCCTAACGTTAGAACAAATTTGGATCAGAAAGATAAGTGTGAGCAGGCCCGAACTGGCCGTCCCTCCATAA
This sequence is a window from Daphnia pulicaria isolate SC F1-1A chromosome 7, SC_F0-13Bv2, whole genome shotgun sequence. Protein-coding genes within it:
- the LOC124348802 gene encoding vesicle-associated membrane protein 3-like, whose amino-acid sequence is MAEAAEGAVGVAQLTVTAGPGQQLSNRLPSQLEQTQRQVDEVVQVMRKNLESIAAREDHLNELEMRAATLETQAQEFHVHTAQIQRKMWFKDLKWTIIAVATVTTIIVIVVVTLAVKLSGN
- the LOC124348803 gene encoding uncharacterized protein LOC124348803, with the protein product MYSSTETSTSTENKMYYQHHQLKKMKQGRNERIRNFTRRIDAAFMEAYGCRDFPDPDFNLFRRGVKKDVLVRGMQRSVWRELHSSYLFEHITDEEVSWHDLCEAAQNSEWIVDLMRIGSSRYVNPPAVSDKLLHSFSINRNGFVRVYTDGICLQKGHPDAQAGIGVWFGRNHQLNLSEPLDDRDDTSKSAAEVRAAIEAIKIAKAWGIGRMAIHTESKYLRNVIENLIFYWMDNGWRKTTGNLIKHRKLWRELLFTLEEMDVEWKYLKGPGIYDDGSSAAKRLAREGAERY
- the LOC124349026 gene encoding organic solute transporter alpha-like protein encodes the protein MNFSRITNSSDVVDYSGDIVGPLEFNCSQYEFGKEPPNVTQHFDALGVVGLGFAYGGTASSGLLTLIFLIQICSNVRKCPWEWQRPLSWIISMPMIISWLSLTSFLVPRAANLCGIVKQSYMPFMLMHFLDLALMIDGDEEKVLEVLMDNRVPMSLCAAPCCFFGICCGSSIVTKRGFRALRRRVYQAPLWQFLLTMAAVVLEIAEINQFLPEHIVTPLFQTLAALNVLMYMLGSWGFNVIVKTFKGLERSNWNRRMKKAHALTLFIAAMKIQIFILGLLVDYSDYIPCAPPAVSPTHMKQSMDAMLSLMEALIFGIVFAFVFRVRISDIERAIKGDGTERSPNFYLVQNMQYPSTHQTYDAQS